The following are from one region of the Deinococcota bacterium genome:
- a CDS encoding PEGA domain-containing protein produces the protein VYINGSEVGSVPSGTGRLSVPDLPAGSHELVVVAPGYSTVIRDFEISPGRTTEVQARQARR, from the coding sequence GGTCTATATCAACGGCAGCGAGGTCGGCAGCGTCCCCAGCGGCACCGGCCGCCTGAGCGTCCCCGACCTGCCCGCGGGCAGCCACGAACTCGTGGTGGTCGCGCCCGGCTACAGCACGGTCATCCGCGACTTCGAGATCAGCCCCGGCAGGACGACCGAGGTCCAGGCCCGGCAGGCGCGGCGCTAA